A stretch of the Oenococcus sp. UCMA 16435 genome encodes the following:
- a CDS encoding MarR family transcriptional regulator: MDNLKRINHELRRYRNYDNTEKVRNYLLKNAVVDLSGLAKSLSISDLDVLSTIIRHHDSRISEIVKHLSFTQGAVSKIVNKLFRLQLIEKYHQGDNKKDTYLKGTRLGKKVHDLHAQYHQDMDQRLLDFSKAFSENELQLIGNFLASINDIREE, encoded by the coding sequence ATGGATAATTTAAAAAGAATTAATCATGAACTTCGTCGATATCGCAATTACGATAACACGGAGAAAGTCAGAAACTATTTATTGAAAAATGCTGTTGTTGATTTATCCGGACTCGCAAAGTCACTTTCAATTTCTGACTTAGATGTTTTAAGCACCATTATTCGTCATCATGATTCAAGAATTTCAGAAATCGTAAAACATTTGTCTTTTACTCAAGGAGCTGTTTCTAAAATAGTTAACAAGCTTTTTCGATTACAATTAATCGAAAAATACCATCAAGGCGATAACAAAAAAGATACTTATCTAAAAGGAACCCGACTAGGGAAAAAGGTTCATGACTTGCACGCACAATATCACCAAGATATGGATCAGCGACTATTAGATTTTTCTAAGGCTTTTAGTGAAAATGAATTGCAACTTATTGGAAATTTTCTTGCGTCGATCAATGATATTCGTGAAGAATGA
- a CDS encoding NAD(P)H-dependent oxidoreductase, with protein MKTVIIFDHPYGISASHNQPHNRSYSAAIAQQAIDDLKADGNKVDIIDLQKDNFNPVMKKDDLLNWRTKNFVDQQSKNYFDRLQKADEIIFIFPIWWEMMPALTKGFIDKVFAKGQIKKVDGHRMILPTKTKVRVLTAIGTPKIIYKLHYGNPIGKMLKRGVFGKMGLKDFKIANFNAEDRNEKQRINDLKKVRKIIL; from the coding sequence ATGAAAACTGTAATTATTTTTGATCATCCATACGGCATATCCGCCAGCCACAATCAACCACACAACCGTTCTTATTCAGCAGCTATCGCTCAACAAGCAATAGACGATCTGAAGGCTGATGGAAACAAAGTCGATATAATCGACTTGCAAAAAGACAACTTCAATCCAGTCATGAAAAAGGATGATCTATTAAATTGGCGAACAAAAAATTTTGTCGACCAACAAAGCAAAAACTATTTTGACCGTTTGCAAAAAGCTGATGAAATTATTTTTATTTTCCCAATTTGGTGGGAAATGATGCCGGCATTGACGAAGGGATTCATCGATAAAGTGTTTGCCAAAGGTCAAATAAAAAAAGTCGACGGTCACAGAATGATTTTACCAACTAAAACAAAAGTACGTGTTTTGACAGCAATCGGAACACCAAAAATTATTTATAAACTGCATTATGGAAATCCAATTGGAAAAATGTTGAAGCGTGGTGTCTTTGGAAAAATGGGTCTTAAAGATTTTAAAATTGCCAATTTTAACGCCGAAGATCGAAACGAAAAACAAAGAATTAATGATTTAAAAAAAGTCAGA